From Deinococcus malanensis, the proteins below share one genomic window:
- a CDS encoding YbjN domain-containing protein, with translation MTMETALLTLDTLAKYLKEKEVQLDMEENNGQRFIRMGWRFEMGDAAVLVSVNDGPNNTSRLEITCVTQKQYAERRVEVVNMLNDRNRERAFARSIDADGNVWLEYVGFYPTLAEMPQETFDTLFGGVLMHFQDDYAALEGFVPQGMQVQQPQA, from the coding sequence ATGACGATGGAAACGGCACTGCTGACGCTGGATACGCTCGCGAAGTACCTCAAGGAAAAAGAAGTTCAGCTGGACATGGAAGAGAACAACGGCCAGCGCTTCATCCGCATGGGCTGGCGTTTCGAGATGGGCGACGCGGCCGTGCTGGTCAGCGTTAACGACGGCCCGAACAACACCAGCCGTCTGGAAATCACCTGCGTGACCCAGAAGCAGTACGCCGAGCGCCGTGTGGAAGTTGTGAACATGCTCAACGACCGCAACCGCGAGCGCGCCTTTGCACGCAGCATCGATGCTGACGGCAACGTCTGGCTGGAATACGTCGGCTTCTACCCCACCCTGGCCGAGATGCCCCAGGAAACCTTCGATACGCTGTTCGGCGGCGTGCTGATGCATTTCCAGGACGACTACGCAGCGCTCGAGGGCTTCGTGCCCCAGGGCATGCAGGTCCAGCAGCCTCAGGCATAA
- a CDS encoding M24 family metallopeptidase produces the protein MSQLDKLRQAMGPAGVDAVWISDPANVRALSGFTSPKDAKVLVTAHAVTLYTDARYTVQAQEDSPLPAFIARPPETYQHAAPSLSGLRVGFEAEHMTVAVLEDLREHWPDAHLIPLRELGRGLRMVKTQQEIEAVRAAQALADRVYAEVRPSIRAGARERDIALDIEMRLRQAGAETAFDIIVASGPRGAMPHGVASDRVILDGELVTIDMGARLGGYHSDMTRTVAVGEPSDEMLRVYRAVLEAEEAAVAAVKPGVRAADLDTLARDILTRHGLGEAFAHSLGHGIGLEVHEGPSLRGVSTDVLEPGMLVTIEPGAYLPGVGGVRIEDLLLVTENGHEVLSRAEKDRL, from the coding sequence ATGAGCCAACTCGATAAGTTGCGCCAGGCCATGGGCCCGGCGGGAGTGGACGCTGTGTGGATCAGTGATCCTGCCAACGTGCGGGCGCTGAGTGGATTTACCAGCCCCAAGGATGCCAAGGTTCTGGTAACCGCACATGCGGTGACGCTGTACACGGACGCCCGCTATACCGTGCAGGCCCAGGAGGACTCACCTCTCCCCGCTTTTATTGCGCGGCCGCCCGAGACTTACCAGCATGCTGCCCCGAGCCTCAGTGGGCTGCGGGTGGGCTTTGAAGCCGAGCATATGACTGTGGCTGTCCTAGAGGATCTGCGCGAGCACTGGCCGGACGCCCACCTGATTCCTCTGCGCGAGCTGGGCCGGGGGCTGCGCATGGTGAAAACCCAGCAGGAGATCGAGGCCGTTCGGGCGGCGCAGGCGCTGGCCGACCGGGTGTATGCCGAGGTGCGGCCCAGCATCCGGGCTGGTGCCCGTGAGCGCGACATCGCCCTGGACATCGAAATGCGGCTGCGCCAGGCAGGTGCGGAGACTGCTTTCGACATCATCGTGGCCAGCGGACCGCGCGGCGCGATGCCGCACGGGGTGGCTTCGGACCGGGTCATTCTGGACGGAGAACTCGTGACCATCGACATGGGGGCTCGGCTGGGCGGGTACCACAGCGACATGACGCGAACGGTGGCGGTGGGAGAGCCCAGCGACGAAATGCTGCGGGTCTACCGCGCCGTCCTGGAGGCCGAGGAAGCCGCCGTCGCCGCCGTGAAGCCGGGCGTGCGGGCCGCGGACCTCGATACCCTGGCGCGCGACATCCTGACCCGGCACGGGCTGGGCGAGGCCTTCGCGCACTCGCTGGGGCACGGGATCGGGCTGGAAGTCCACGAGGGTCCCAGCCTGCGGGGCGTCAGCACCGATGTCCTGGAGCCCGGCATGCTCGTGACCATCGAACCCGGGGCCTATCTGCCCGGGGTGGGCGGTGTCCGCATCGAGGATCTGCTGCTGGTCACGGAAAACGGCCATGAGGTCCTGAGCCGGGCCGAGAAGGATCGGCTTTGA
- a CDS encoding septal ring lytic transglycosylase RlpA family protein, with protein MKKALLLATLMLGVAEAERVYRVKAGDTLWSVAQSHGTTVQSVLALNGLANATIRVGEVLRLPGTTVTSPREIPATPPAASAVFQRGQAAYYGGRRDHRTPMTAAHLTLPFGTWVRVTHARTGRSVMVMINDRGPFGIRSRVIDLSTSAARVLGMQSEGVAPVTLTVMSRP; from the coding sequence TTGAAAAAGGCGCTGCTGCTTGCCACACTGATGCTCGGTGTAGCAGAGGCCGAACGGGTCTACCGGGTCAAGGCCGGTGACACCCTGTGGTCGGTGGCGCAGTCCCACGGAACGACGGTTCAGTCCGTCCTCGCTCTGAACGGTCTGGCCAACGCGACCATCCGGGTGGGTGAGGTCCTCCGGCTGCCCGGAACGACGGTGACTTCGCCGCGTGAGATCCCTGCCACGCCGCCTGCTGCTTCGGCCGTGTTTCAGCGTGGACAGGCGGCGTATTACGGAGGGCGCCGCGATCACCGCACCCCGATGACAGCGGCGCACCTGACGCTCCCGTTCGGAACCTGGGTGCGGGTCACACACGCCCGGACCGGCCGCAGCGTGATGGTTATGATCAATGACCGCGGACCGTTCGGCATTCGCTCGCGGGTGATCGACCTGTCTACCAGCGCGGCGCGAGTGCTTGGCATGCAGAGCGAAGGTGTGGCACCCGTGACGCTGACAGTGATGTCAAGGCCCTAA